In Amaranthus tricolor cultivar Red isolate AtriRed21 chromosome 5, ASM2621246v1, whole genome shotgun sequence, a genomic segment contains:
- the LOC130813515 gene encoding uncharacterized protein LOC130813515, with amino-acid sequence MEYDDDDDDENEGNDQDDQYGEDGGNFVHHFDASLYIQPSFQDLLSQFGSPPNFTQLKSWDLIEDIALICSIINRSTDPIVSTKQKIRVRWQKVKEAYEAARMERPHLIPRRTADMLKCCWGRVAPACLKWSGSYDETLRRKKSGMREEDMLKEAHLIHQRKHGNFNLIEQWKILKKYNKWKQVVKSNQG; translated from the exons atggagtatgatgatgatgatgatgatgaaaacgAAGGAAATGATCAAGATGATCAATATGGTGAAGATGGAGGAAATTTTGTTCATCATTTTGATGCTAGTCTCTACATCCAACCATCATTTCAAGATCTACTTTCACAATTTGGTTCACCACCGAACTTCACTCAATTG AAAAGTTGGGATTTGATTGAAGATATTGCTCTCATATGTTCAATCATAAACAGAAGTACAGATCCAATTGTGAGCACCAAACAAAAGATAAGAGTGAGGTGGCAAAAAGTTAAGGAAGCTTATGAAGCAGCGAGGATGGAACGACCCCATCTGATCCCACGAAGAACCGCCGACATGCTTAAATGTTGTTGGGGTAGAGTTGCTCCAGCATGTTTGAAGTGGTCTGGAAGTTATGACGAGACTCTTAGGAGGAAGAAGAGTGGCATGAGAGAAGAAGATATGCTCAAAGAAGCGCATTTAATCCATCAAAGAAAACACGGTAACTTTAACTTGATTGAGCaatggaaaattttaaaaaagtataaCAAGTGGAAGCAAGTGGTAAAAAGTAATCAAGGATAA
- the LOC130813516 gene encoding uncharacterized protein LOC130813516, which translates to MSFSKFNFASSTSSSSSSDEENELIDNMVDYSFQYAIPPIVSTLQPRVRTNKKCQIQRDHSKGHSQLFNDYFAENPTYSSRLFRRRFRMKKHVFLRIMKAVSNSDPWFTTNSDATNRKGLSALQKCSYNDLNVLYRSPLLVDLFEGKAPPVNFTVNGNQYGIAYYLTDGIYLKWATFIQSITEPQTAKARLFTQHQEAAIKDVERAFGVLRAQFAIIRKPSLAWDEESSLI; encoded by the exons ATGAGTTTTTCTAAATTCAATTTTGCCTCATCTActtcaagttcttcatcttctgacGAAGAGAATGAACTAATAGATAATATGGTTGATTATTCCTTTCAATACGCTATTCCTCCTATTGTTTCAACACTACAACCAAGGGTGAGAACCAACAAAAAATGTCAAATTCAAAGAGACCATTCAAAAGGTCATTCCCAACTATTTAATGATTATTTCGCTGAAAATCCTACATATTCTTCTCGATTGTTTCGACGTAGGTTTAGGATGAAGAAACATGTATTTTTACGGATAATGAAAGCTGTCTCCAACAGTGATCCATGGTTCACTACCAACAGTGATGCAACTAATAGAAAAGGTCTAAGTGCTTTACAAAAGT GTTCATATAATGATCTCAACGTGCTATATCGATCACCtcttttagttgatttgtttgaaggaaagGCACCACCTGTCAATTTCACGGTGAATGGAAATCAATACGGCATAGCTTACTATCTCACTGATGGAATTTATCTTAAATGGGCTACTTTTATTCAGTCTATTACTGAACCACAAACAGCAAAAGCAAGATTATTTACCCAACATCAAGAAGCAGCAATAAAGGATGTGGAGCGAGCATTTGGGGTGTTGCGAGCTCAATTTGCAATAATTAGAAAGCCCTCACTTGCTTGGGATGAAGAATCCTCTCTGATATAA